One stretch of Candidatus Nitrosotenuis cloacae DNA includes these proteins:
- a CDS encoding dual specificity protein phosphatase 23, with translation MSKPGNLWRKIHGKITKRPTNFSWLIDSKIAGSGMPTTLEEINWIKAQGIKSIVTMTEYGLPQTWVDGIQYLHVPTEDLTAPDIDKIDSTVDYIAERIKSGEPVMVHCAAGIGRTGTILASYLIKYQKMSAKAAIEKVREERPGSIQSTSQEIAVSSYEKFLKSKQ, from the coding sequence ATGAGCAAACCCGGAAATCTTTGGCGCAAAATTCACGGCAAGATCACAAAACGGCCTACAAACTTTTCGTGGTTGATTGATTCCAAAATAGCTGGCTCTGGAATGCCAACCACCTTAGAAGAAATAAACTGGATCAAGGCCCAGGGAATAAAATCAATTGTGACCATGACCGAATATGGCTTGCCACAGACATGGGTTGATGGCATACAATATCTGCATGTGCCAACAGAAGACCTCACAGCACCAGACATTGACAAGATCGATTCTACCGTAGATTACATTGCAGAGAGGATCAAAAGCGGCGAGCCAGTAATGGTGCATTGCGCTGCAGGAATAGGTAGGACCGGAACCATTCTAGCTAGCTATTTGATAAAATACCAGAAAATGTCGGCAAAAGCAGCAATTGAAAAGGTCCGAGAGGAAAGACCGGGCTCTATCCAGTCGACATCACAGGAGATAGCTGTGTCTAGCTATGAAAAGTTCCTAAAATCAAAACAATAG
- a CDS encoding nuclear transport factor 2 family protein, whose product MNQNIELVKKFYSLFGKQDRAFLELCDDNIEWTVMKNMPNGGTHTGKKAVFDGYFPKLFAKFAEFHVITDEFITADNRVIVFGTYKITSKSKKKFDAPFVHIYTIQDSKIAKFRQYSDTKEIQNAID is encoded by the coding sequence ATGAATCAAAACATCGAGTTGGTAAAGAAATTCTATTCATTGTTTGGCAAACAAGACAGAGCATTCCTGGAATTGTGCGATGACAACATAGAATGGACCGTAATGAAGAACATGCCAAACGGCGGAACCCACACAGGTAAAAAGGCAGTCTTTGATGGCTATTTCCCGAAATTGTTTGCCAAGTTCGCAGAATTTCACGTCATAACAGACGAGTTCATCACCGCAGACAACAGGGTCATAGTATTTGGCACATACAAGATAACATCAAAATCAAAAAAGAAATTCGATGCCCCATTTGTGCACATTTACACCATACAAGACAGCAAAATTGCAAAATTCCGCCAATACAGCGATACTAAAGAAATCCAAAATGCAATAGACTGA
- a CDS encoding RpoL/Rpb11 RNA polymerase subunit family protein, with the protein MNAQVIKSSSKETELAIRNSDIGTLYIVQHELLKDAQVDFAGVILRHPLTSEYRMRVNSSKGSPIKEIEKATKSAIESAQELKQLIHSKIKGV; encoded by the coding sequence ATGAACGCCCAAGTTATCAAGTCTTCCTCAAAAGAGACCGAACTTGCTATTCGCAACTCTGACATTGGTACTCTGTATATTGTCCAGCATGAACTGCTCAAGGATGCCCAAGTCGACTTTGCAGGAGTAATACTACGACATCCACTGACCTCAGAATACAGAATGCGCGTAAATTCATCCAAAGGCAGCCCAATCAAGGAAATTGAAAAGGCCACAAAATCGGCCATTGAATCAGCCCAGGAACTAAAGCAGCTAATCCACTCTAAAATTAAAGGTGTCTAG
- a CDS encoding transcription factor S has translation MQFCPKCNLRLKKGTCQKCGYTEAAKQETKKPTGDMDKSFTILDESDGKETLPTITIDCEKCGHNEAVWWMLQTRSADEPTTQFYRCSKCSHTWRNYA, from the coding sequence ATGCAATTTTGCCCCAAGTGCAACCTGCGGCTAAAGAAAGGTACATGTCAAAAATGTGGATACACTGAAGCTGCAAAACAAGAAACAAAAAAGCCAACTGGCGATATGGACAAGTCTTTTACTATTCTAGATGAAAGCGACGGAAAAGAAACCTTACCAACCATTACAATTGACTGTGAAAAATGCGGACACAATGAAGCTGTATGGTGGATGCTACAGACAAGATCTGCTGATGAGCCAACAACGCAATTTTACCGTTGTTCAAAATGCTCCCACACTTGGCGCAACTACGCGTAG
- the pcn gene encoding proliferating cell nuclear antigen (pcna), whose protein sequence is MVFSAKTGGSDEWKAILSAISTLVEEATFEATAEGISFRGMDPSHVALIDISWPNSAFEKYECDGAIKFGVRIDEFSKLIKRADKTESIQISIAESMLLIIIGKNKQYKMRLIESSATDTPLPKIPYDTKIGLANTLFDKILGDVQVVSDYLTIKTDEGKAEFSGKGDSGEVLISLQKQQDELTEITAKEQSVGTYSLEYLNPIVKAVGAATGTIICEYSSAKPLRIEFKVANMGRIHFYLAPRVES, encoded by the coding sequence ATGGTGTTTTCAGCCAAAACCGGCGGATCGGATGAGTGGAAGGCAATATTATCCGCCATATCAACACTGGTTGAGGAAGCAACCTTTGAGGCAACTGCAGAAGGAATCAGCTTCCGCGGAATGGATCCATCACATGTAGCATTAATTGATATTTCCTGGCCAAATTCGGCATTTGAAAAATACGAGTGCGATGGCGCAATAAAGTTCGGCGTTAGAATCGACGAGTTTTCAAAATTAATCAAAAGAGCAGACAAGACCGAGTCAATCCAAATCAGTATTGCAGAGAGCATGTTGCTAATAATAATTGGCAAAAACAAACAGTACAAGATGAGACTAATTGAGAGCTCGGCAACTGACACACCCCTGCCAAAGATTCCATATGACACTAAAATTGGCTTGGCAAACACATTGTTTGATAAAATTCTGGGCGATGTGCAGGTCGTATCTGATTATCTTACCATCAAAACAGATGAGGGCAAGGCAGAATTCTCAGGCAAGGGCGACTCTGGTGAGGTCCTAATTTCGCTTCAAAAACAACAAGATGAACTCACTGAGATTACTGCAAAGGAGCAATCTGTGGGCACGTACAGCCTCGAATACCTCAATCCCATAGTAAAGGCAGTGGGGGCTGCAACTGGAACAATAATTTGTGAGTATTCTTCTGCCAAGCCACTGCGAATAGAGTTCAAGGTTGCAAACATGGGCAGAATCCACTTTTATCTGGCACCTCGGGTCGAAAGTTAA
- a CDS encoding aspartate kinase, which produces MRLVVKFGGTSLATPKHIRSVAKFIQTISKKNQVVMVCSAINDTTDELLDISESIKKENRALSDSILAKLTKQHKQIGKDTITNSVIRKHLFEKLDADLEELKGLIHGMVLLGEVTPQSLDYLISFGERLSVEIVSHAILDLKSKSVALTGKEAGIVTDSNFGQSKPLMDTTRLRVSTNLEPLLSKKFIPVIGGFAGADQHGHITTFGRGGSDYTATIIASCIKADEVWLMSDVDGLMSADPKMVKNARVIPEVSYVEAMEMALFGAKQIHPRSFEPLLSKKIPMRIRSTFNVNNTGTLVTANPDEKTNKTVKCVSVIRHNGLIDMRGGSMVGAPGTAATIFTTLAKAGINIMMISQSPSESSISIVVKKNDLDKAVNTLEMELLGKMIKKIDVTTDVSIIALIGSGMRGTIGVASRVFSSVAKKRSNVMMIAQGSSELNLAFVVKDSDCASAVQALHDEFKLASQS; this is translated from the coding sequence ATGAGACTAGTAGTAAAGTTTGGTGGAACATCACTGGCCACACCAAAACATATCAGATCTGTTGCAAAATTTATCCAAACTATCTCAAAGAAAAACCAGGTTGTAATGGTCTGCTCTGCCATCAACGATACCACCGATGAATTATTAGATATATCAGAATCAATCAAAAAGGAAAATCGTGCATTATCTGATTCCATTTTAGCTAAACTAACAAAACAGCACAAGCAGATTGGCAAAGATACCATAACAAATAGTGTGATACGAAAACATCTCTTTGAGAAACTGGATGCAGATCTGGAAGAACTCAAAGGCTTGATACATGGAATGGTTCTGCTCGGTGAGGTAACACCACAGTCACTGGATTATCTGATATCGTTTGGCGAGCGACTGTCAGTGGAGATTGTCTCTCATGCAATTTTGGATCTAAAATCAAAGTCCGTTGCACTGACAGGAAAGGAGGCAGGAATTGTTACTGATTCTAATTTCGGCCAATCAAAACCACTAATGGACACTACACGACTGCGTGTATCTACAAATCTGGAACCCTTACTATCAAAGAAATTCATTCCAGTTATCGGCGGATTTGCTGGTGCTGACCAACACGGCCATATCACCACCTTTGGCAGAGGCGGATCAGACTATACAGCTACAATAATTGCATCATGCATCAAAGCAGATGAAGTATGGCTGATGAGCGACGTTGATGGTTTGATGAGTGCAGACCCCAAGATGGTCAAAAATGCACGCGTAATACCAGAGGTATCATACGTTGAGGCAATGGAGATGGCTTTGTTTGGCGCAAAGCAGATTCATCCACGCTCATTTGAGCCCCTACTATCAAAGAAAATACCAATGCGAATACGCAGCACATTCAATGTCAATAATACAGGAACTCTGGTCACTGCAAATCCGGACGAGAAAACAAACAAGACTGTAAAATGCGTCTCTGTGATTCGCCACAACGGTTTGATTGACATGAGGGGTGGAAGCATGGTTGGTGCTCCGGGCACTGCAGCCACCATATTTACAACACTTGCAAAGGCTGGCATCAACATCATGATGATCTCCCAGAGCCCATCAGAATCAAGCATTTCAATTGTGGTAAAGAAAAACGATCTGGACAAAGCAGTAAACACACTGGAAATGGAACTATTGGGAAAGATGATAAAAAAAATTGACGTCACAACAGATGTCTCCATAATAGCATTGATTGGTTCCGGAATGCGCGGAACGATTGGTGTTGCGTCCAGAGTGTTTAGCTCAGTTGCAAAGAAAAGATCAAACGTAATGATGATTGCGCAAGGCTCATCGGAGCTGAATCTGGCATTTGTTGTCAAGGATTCCGATTGTGCATCTGCCGTTCAAGCACTACATGATGAGTTCAAGTTGGCATCTCAAAGCTAA
- a CDS encoding DUF7482 domain-containing protein, which produces MNKFVIFAIIIIPALAISFLVSDPFAVAKPQSKVHFTKTFTSSTDPGSGKSGQFALVLSPNKDSIYTGSLTYTSNQPIEVIVLHAIPKSDSKGQPVWSVDGNTIYGLTETEAKSSGTFDFTGSAVAFRSKSPFVVTTSVDGWIRGQPIEIIAQTYEIKQKEVTLPDQHIPVTIPMHDGFSSKGSLHYIITDSSNKTLGEKISQKQNWNVKFAPKLRWAPASAQDTAYVFTNGVKGDGIYGFQGEVFSGTPAQKEYTPLVSIITASWKAGQTPQILQSADEILKAEKDSRLRLIKTNVTINAPQIVWPGGQLYSINNTDAASFEKTQVLSIDKNSKKVTFVAHRAWGPDGRTTYHIIPDATPKGPADIMKVPTSLKLAKMATSDITTEMYQFKNGIKGAGPLGFQPSIIGAKLDEGYVPVCRVSIVEWKDEGSSVILETISDVESKKSDGSIFVTLARPLSEDHIINCPIIESPKSNKG; this is translated from the coding sequence GTGAACAAGTTTGTCATATTTGCAATCATAATCATCCCAGCGCTAGCTATTTCGTTTTTGGTATCAGATCCATTTGCTGTTGCAAAACCCCAAAGCAAGGTCCACTTTACAAAGACATTCACATCATCGACTGATCCAGGCAGTGGCAAGTCAGGCCAGTTTGCTTTGGTGTTATCACCAAACAAGGACAGTATCTATACTGGCTCATTAACATACACTTCAAACCAGCCAATCGAAGTCATAGTATTACACGCAATACCAAAGTCAGATTCCAAGGGCCAGCCAGTCTGGAGCGTTGATGGCAATACCATTTATGGATTAACAGAAACCGAGGCTAAAAGCTCTGGAACATTTGACTTTACAGGCTCGGCAGTTGCGTTTAGAAGCAAATCTCCATTTGTTGTCACTACAAGCGTTGATGGATGGATACGCGGCCAGCCAATAGAAATAATCGCTCAAACATATGAAATAAAACAAAAAGAAGTAACATTACCAGACCAACACATTCCAGTAACCATTCCAATGCATGATGGATTTTCCTCTAAAGGATCTCTCCACTACATCATAACGGATTCCAGCAACAAAACACTTGGAGAAAAAATATCACAAAAGCAAAACTGGAACGTAAAGTTTGCTCCAAAGCTTAGGTGGGCACCTGCATCAGCGCAAGATACAGCATATGTTTTCACAAACGGAGTAAAAGGCGATGGCATCTATGGATTCCAGGGCGAGGTGTTCTCTGGCACTCCTGCACAAAAAGAATACACGCCGCTGGTTAGTATAATCACAGCATCATGGAAGGCAGGCCAGACCCCGCAAATACTGCAGTCAGCAGACGAAATACTAAAGGCAGAAAAAGATTCCAGACTGAGACTGATAAAGACAAATGTCACAATTAATGCACCGCAAATAGTGTGGCCTGGCGGACAGCTATATTCTATCAATAATACCGATGCAGCATCATTTGAGAAGACCCAGGTTTTATCAATTGATAAGAATTCCAAAAAAGTAACCTTTGTTGCACACAGGGCCTGGGGGCCTGATGGTCGCACCACCTATCATATCATACCAGATGCAACACCAAAGGGCCCAGCCGACATAATGAAGGTACCAACCTCACTAAAGCTTGCAAAAATGGCAACTTCAGATATTACAACAGAAATGTACCAATTCAAAAATGGAATCAAGGGGGCAGGTCCGCTAGGATTTCAGCCCAGCATAATTGGCGCAAAACTCGACGAAGGATACGTGCCTGTTTGCAGGGTTTCTATAGTGGAATGGAAGGATGAAGGCTCGTCTGTCATATTGGAAACCATATCAGATGTGGAATCCAAAAAATCCGACGGCTCCATATTTGTCACATTGGCTCGACCATTAAGCGAAGACCACATCATAAACTGTCCAATCATAGAATCACCAAAATCCAACAAGGGATAA